One stretch of Streptomyces hygroscopicus DNA includes these proteins:
- a CDS encoding methyltransferase, producing the protein MPAKNLGVNRSALGHRVSYALRHPQRVPRHLIRATRDAWLRYRYPDHVAYYRAVMRSDTRTSPEAAVGSRNHERWLALGAMQFDYLLGHGLRPEHRMLEIGCGNLRAGWRFISHLRPGHYYGVDISPEILTAAQDTLVREGLQGRRPTLTPVRDLTLRFLPDAHFDVVHAHSVFSHSPLPVIEECLAHVGRVMAPGGWFDFTFDRTEGVEHQVLREDFYYRTETLIALAEKHGLAARFMTDWEELPHGQSKIRITHREAAQTS; encoded by the coding sequence ATGCCCGCCAAGAACCTCGGCGTCAACCGCTCCGCCCTCGGCCACCGGGTCTCCTACGCGCTGCGCCACCCGCAGCGCGTACCGCGCCATCTGATCCGCGCCACCCGGGACGCCTGGCTGCGCTACCGCTATCCCGACCATGTCGCGTACTACCGCGCGGTGATGCGGTCCGACACCCGCACCAGCCCGGAAGCGGCGGTCGGCAGCCGCAACCATGAACGGTGGCTGGCGCTGGGCGCGATGCAGTTCGACTATCTCCTGGGCCACGGTCTGCGGCCGGAACACCGGATGCTGGAGATCGGCTGCGGCAATCTGCGGGCGGGCTGGCGGTTCATCAGCCATCTGCGGCCGGGCCACTACTACGGCGTCGACATCTCGCCCGAGATCCTCACGGCCGCGCAGGACACATTGGTGCGAGAGGGACTGCAGGGGCGGCGTCCCACCCTCACCCCCGTCCGCGATCTGACGTTGCGTTTCCTGCCCGACGCTCACTTCGACGTGGTGCACGCGCACAGTGTCTTCTCGCACTCGCCGCTGCCCGTCATCGAGGAGTGCCTGGCCCATGTCGGCCGCGTCATGGCGCCCGGCGGCTGGTTCGACTTCACCTTCGACCGCACCGAGGGCGTCGAACACCAGGTGCTGCGGGAGGACTTCTACTACCGCACCGAGACGCTCATCGCGCTGGCGGAGAAACACGGTCTGGCGGCCCGGTTCATGACGGACTGGGAGGAGCTGCCGCACGGCCAGTCGAAGATCCGCATCACCCACCGCGAGGCCGCGCAGACGTCCTGA
- a CDS encoding glycosyl hydrolase family 15: MTVADSIRRPTDASRYVPIAEHGLIGDLRTAALVDTRGTIDWYCPARFDAPSVFASILDADRGGSFRLTPDVPARTKQFYFPDTNILITRFFADDGVAEVQDFMPIVDDSREADRHRLIRRVLCVRGSLPFTARVAPRFDYARQSHTVRAEEGLTIFESPELSLALTSSVTVETDGADVVSTFKLVEGEAAVFALDRIGGTVQPRHCPQAEAEELFDATVRYWRRWLSQSRYRGRWREMVHRSALTLKLLTYAPTGAIVAAPTTSLPEQIGGERNWDYRYVWVRDAAFCIYALLRLGFTQEAEAFVRFLSEYISFEDGPGGPMQIMYGIDGRSEIPEQMLPHLEGHQGSAPVRVGNAAVHQLQLDIYGALVDSLYLYDKWGQPLASDHWDTVSDAVSWVCDNWDRPDMSVWETRAGPQHFLYSQLMCWVAIERGMRIARHRGLPADMARWSKARDDIYRRIMRCGWSPRRRAFVQREGEEVLDASVLMMPLSKFISPTDPKWLSTLDALGEELVSDSLVYRYDPTVSPDGLRGEEGTFSICSFWYVEALSRAGRVDDARLAFEKMLTYANHVGLYAEEIGRTGEQIGNFPQAFTHLALISAAFNLDRALG, translated from the coding sequence ATGACCGTCGCCGACAGCATCCGCCGCCCGACGGACGCGTCCCGCTATGTGCCGATCGCCGAGCACGGTCTGATCGGCGATCTGCGCACCGCCGCGCTCGTCGATACCCGCGGCACCATCGACTGGTACTGCCCGGCCCGGTTCGACGCACCCAGTGTGTTCGCGTCGATCCTGGACGCCGACCGCGGCGGTTCGTTCCGGCTCACACCGGATGTGCCCGCCCGGACGAAGCAGTTCTACTTCCCCGACACCAACATCCTCATCACCCGCTTCTTCGCGGACGACGGGGTCGCCGAGGTCCAGGACTTCATGCCGATCGTGGACGACTCACGCGAGGCGGACCGGCACCGGCTGATCCGCCGGGTGCTGTGCGTGCGCGGATCGCTGCCCTTCACCGCACGGGTGGCGCCCCGGTTCGACTACGCCCGGCAGTCGCATACGGTGCGCGCCGAGGAGGGGCTCACGATCTTCGAGTCCCCGGAGCTGTCGCTGGCGCTCACCTCCAGCGTCACCGTGGAGACCGACGGGGCCGACGTGGTGTCCACGTTCAAGCTGGTCGAGGGCGAGGCCGCGGTCTTCGCGCTCGACCGGATCGGCGGCACGGTGCAGCCGCGGCACTGTCCGCAGGCGGAGGCGGAGGAGCTGTTCGACGCCACCGTGCGCTACTGGCGGCGCTGGCTCTCGCAGTCCCGCTACCGCGGGCGGTGGCGGGAGATGGTGCACCGCTCGGCGCTCACCCTCAAGCTGCTCACCTACGCGCCGACCGGCGCCATCGTGGCGGCTCCGACGACCAGCCTGCCCGAGCAGATCGGCGGCGAGCGCAACTGGGACTACCGGTATGTGTGGGTCCGCGATGCCGCGTTCTGCATCTACGCGCTGCTGAGGCTGGGCTTCACCCAGGAGGCCGAGGCGTTCGTCCGGTTCCTGTCCGAGTACATCAGCTTCGAGGACGGCCCCGGCGGCCCGATGCAGATCATGTACGGCATCGACGGCCGCAGCGAGATCCCCGAGCAGATGCTCCCCCATCTGGAGGGCCATCAGGGCTCCGCCCCGGTCCGGGTCGGCAACGCGGCGGTCCACCAGCTCCAGCTGGACATCTACGGAGCACTGGTGGACTCCCTCTACCTCTACGACAAATGGGGGCAGCCGCTGGCCAGCGACCACTGGGACACCGTCAGCGACGCGGTCAGCTGGGTCTGTGACAACTGGGACCGGCCCGATATGAGCGTCTGGGAGACCCGCGCCGGCCCGCAGCATTTCCTCTACTCGCAGCTCATGTGCTGGGTCGCGATCGAGCGGGGGATGCGCATCGCCCGCCACCGCGGCCTGCCCGCGGACATGGCCCGCTGGTCGAAGGCGCGCGATGACATCTACCGCCGGATCATGCGCTGCGGCTGGTCGCCGCGGCGGCGCGCCTTCGTACAGCGCGAGGGCGAGGAGGTGCTCGACGCCTCGGTGCTGATGATGCCGCTGTCCAAGTTCATCTCCCCCACCGACCCCAAATGGCTGTCCACGCTGGACGCGCTGGGCGAGGAGCTGGTGTCCGATTCGCTGGTCTACCGCTACGACCCGACGGTCAGCCCGGACGGGCTGCGCGGTGAGGAGGGCACCTTCTCGATCTGCTCGTTCTGGTACGTCGAGGCGCTGTCCCGGGCCGGACGGGTGGACGATGCGCGGCTGGCCTTCGAGAAGATGCTCACCTACGCCAACCATGTCGGGCTGTACGCGGAGGAGATCGGCCGCACCGGTGAGCAGATCGGCAACTTCCCGCAGGCGTTCACCCATCTCGCGCTCATCAGCGCCGCGTTCAACCTGGACCGGGCCCTGGGCTGA
- a CDS encoding 30S ribosomal protein S6 modification enzyme RimK, with protein MTVLILTCRQDVTADLVVAELREQGVPLVRFDPADLPDQAGLSVEFDRGDFTGYLSTEGRLVSIHGVRSIWVRRPGRPAAHAANPSEWLTAECGQALYGMLYATTARWMNHPAAAEPARHKPFQLRVAQHSGFAVPSTLVTTYPRAARDFAVQYTDIVVKSASGPPTADPPVALPTTRIGPDTDFSDVAAGATLLQRYIPKAADIRLICVGSELFAARKTAASGQVDGRYGCHGHRWEAVDVPARIVRAVHEYMALTGLAYGAFDFAEDADGLWWFLECNQGGQFGFVELETGQPIAAAVASWLAAPGAAHR; from the coding sequence ATGACGGTACTCATCCTGACCTGTCGCCAGGATGTCACCGCCGACTTGGTGGTGGCGGAGCTGCGCGAACAAGGCGTCCCTCTGGTGCGTTTCGATCCCGCCGACCTTCCGGATCAGGCCGGGCTGTCGGTCGAATTCGATCGCGGTGACTTCACGGGATATCTGTCGACCGAGGGACGCCTCGTCAGCATCCACGGTGTGCGGTCCATCTGGGTGCGCAGGCCGGGGCGGCCCGCGGCCCACGCGGCGAATCCATCGGAGTGGCTGACGGCCGAGTGCGGACAGGCGCTCTACGGGATGCTCTACGCGACAACGGCCCGCTGGATGAACCATCCGGCGGCCGCCGAACCGGCCCGGCACAAACCGTTCCAGTTGCGGGTCGCCCAGCACAGCGGTTTCGCCGTGCCCTCGACTCTGGTCACCACCTATCCGCGCGCGGCGCGCGATTTCGCCGTCCAGTACACGGACATCGTGGTGAAATCCGCGTCCGGTCCGCCGACCGCCGATCCGCCGGTCGCACTGCCTACTACCCGTATCGGACCGGACACGGATTTCTCCGATGTCGCGGCCGGGGCGACCCTTCTTCAGCGGTACATTCCCAAAGCGGCCGACATCCGGCTGATCTGCGTCGGCAGCGAGTTATTCGCCGCACGCAAGACCGCCGCCTCGGGGCAGGTGGACGGGCGCTATGGATGTCATGGACACCGCTGGGAAGCCGTGGATGTGCCCGCCAGAATCGTGCGCGCCGTTCATGAGTACATGGCTCTCACCGGTCTCGCCTATGGGGCCTTCGACTTCGCCGAGGACGCCGATGGCCTTTGGTGGTTCCTGGAGTGCAACCAGGGTGGCCAATTCGGCTTTGTCGAGCTGGAGACCGGTCAGCCCATCGCGGCGGCGGTCGCGTCCTGGCTGGCGGCGCCCGGGGCCGCCCACCGGTGA
- a CDS encoding pyruvate carboxylase, whose translation MFRKVLVANRGEIAIRAFRAGYELGARTVAVFPHEDRNSLHRLKADEAYEIGEPGHPVRAYLSVEEIVRAARSAGADAVYPGYGFLSENPDLARACEEAGITFVGPSAQILELTGNKARAVAAARAAGVPVLGSSEPSTDVDELVRAADELGFPVFVKAVAGGGGRGMRRVENRETLRESIEAAAREAESAFGDSTVFLEKAVVEPRHIEVQILADGQGDVIHLFERDCSVQRRHQKVIELAPAPNLDPELRARICEDAVKFARQIGYRNAGTVEFLLDREGRHVFIEMNPRIQVEHTVTEEITDVDLVQSQLRIAAGQTLADLGLAQDTVYLRGAALQCRITTEDPANGFRPDTGMISAYRSPGGSGIRLDGGTTHSGAEISAHFDSMLVKLTCRGRDFATAVGRARRAVAEFRIRGVSTNIPFLQAVLDDPDFRAGQVTTSFIEQRPHLLTARHSADRGTKLLTYLADVTVNKPHGERPHLINASTKLPPVPDAEPPAGSKQRLTELGPEGFARWLRESPTIGVTDTTFRDAHQSLLATRVRTRDLLAVAPVVARSVPQLLSLECWGGATYDVALRFLAEDPWERLAKLREAVPNICLQMLLRGRNTVGYTPYPTEVTTAFVQEATATGIDIFRIFDALNDIGQMRPAIDAVRETGSAIAEVALCYTSDLSDPSEQLYTLDYYLRLAEQIVDAGAHVLAIKDMAGLLRAPAAATLVSALRREFDLPVHIHTHDTAGGQLATYLAAVQAGADAVDGAVASMAGTTSQPSLSAIVAATDHSDRPTGLDLEAIGGLEPYWEAVRKIYAPFEAGLASPTGRVYHHEIPGGQLSNLRTQAIALGLGDRFEEIEAMYTAADRMLGHLVKVTPSSKVVGDLALHLVGAGVSPEDFEADPGRYDIPDSVIGFLRGELGNPPGGWPEPFRSKALEGRAAAKPTAAELSTEDRELLEKDPRATLNRLLFPGPTKEFEAHRQAHGDTSVLDSKDFFYGLRPRQEYTVDLEPGVRLLIELEAIGDADERGMRTVMASLNGQLRPVQVRDNSAASDVPATEKADRSNPGHVAAPFAGVVTLAVTEGDQVEAGATVATIEAMKMEATIAAPKSGTVSRIAISAIQQVEGGDLLVALG comes from the coding sequence ATGTTCCGCAAGGTGCTGGTCGCCAATCGTGGAGAGATCGCCATTCGCGCCTTCCGCGCCGGCTATGAGCTGGGCGCGAGAACCGTAGCCGTGTTCCCGCATGAGGACCGCAACTCGCTGCATCGGCTCAAGGCCGATGAGGCGTATGAGATCGGTGAGCCGGGCCATCCGGTGCGGGCCTATCTCTCCGTCGAGGAGATCGTCCGCGCGGCGCGCAGCGCGGGCGCGGACGCCGTGTATCCCGGATATGGCTTTCTGTCCGAGAACCCCGATCTCGCACGTGCGTGCGAAGAGGCGGGGATCACGTTCGTGGGGCCCAGCGCGCAGATCCTGGAGCTCACCGGGAACAAGGCGCGCGCGGTGGCCGCGGCCCGCGCCGCCGGGGTGCCGGTGCTCGGCTCCTCCGAGCCGTCGACCGATGTGGACGAGCTGGTCCGGGCCGCGGACGAGCTCGGTTTCCCGGTGTTCGTGAAGGCCGTCGCCGGTGGTGGCGGGCGCGGGATGCGCAGGGTAGAGAACCGGGAGACGCTGCGTGAGTCCATCGAGGCGGCGGCGCGGGAGGCCGAGTCCGCCTTCGGCGATTCCACGGTCTTCCTGGAGAAGGCGGTGGTGGAGCCCCGCCATATCGAGGTGCAGATCCTCGCCGACGGGCAGGGCGACGTCATCCATCTGTTCGAGCGCGACTGCTCGGTGCAGCGGCGCCACCAGAAGGTGATCGAGCTGGCGCCGGCCCCCAACCTCGATCCGGAGCTGCGGGCACGGATCTGCGAGGACGCGGTGAAGTTCGCCCGGCAGATCGGCTATCGCAACGCCGGCACGGTGGAGTTCCTGCTCGACCGCGAGGGCCGCCATGTGTTCATCGAGATGAATCCGCGGATCCAGGTCGAGCACACGGTGACCGAGGAGATCACCGATGTCGACCTGGTCCAGTCGCAGCTGCGGATCGCCGCCGGCCAGACGCTGGCCGACCTCGGCCTCGCCCAGGACACCGTGTATCTGCGGGGTGCGGCGCTGCAGTGCCGGATCACCACCGAGGACCCGGCCAACGGCTTCCGCCCGGACACCGGGATGATCAGCGCGTATCGCTCCCCGGGCGGCTCGGGCATCCGGCTGGACGGTGGCACCACCCACTCCGGTGCGGAGATCAGCGCCCACTTCGACTCGATGCTGGTCAAGCTGACCTGCCGGGGGCGGGACTTCGCGACCGCGGTCGGCCGCGCCCGGCGTGCGGTGGCCGAGTTCCGCATCCGCGGCGTCTCCACGAACATCCCCTTCCTCCAGGCGGTGCTGGACGATCCGGACTTCCGGGCCGGGCAGGTCACCACGTCGTTCATCGAGCAGCGGCCGCATCTGCTGACCGCGCGGCACTCCGCCGACCGCGGTACCAAGCTGCTCACCTATCTCGCCGATGTCACGGTGAACAAGCCCCACGGCGAGCGGCCCCATCTGATCAACGCGAGCACCAAGCTGCCCCCGGTGCCGGACGCCGAGCCGCCCGCCGGCTCCAAGCAGCGGCTCACCGAGCTGGGCCCGGAGGGTTTCGCGCGATGGCTGCGCGAGTCGCCCACGATCGGGGTCACCGACACCACCTTCCGGGACGCGCATCAGTCGCTGCTGGCCACCCGGGTCCGCACCAGGGACCTGCTGGCCGTGGCCCCGGTGGTGGCGCGGAGCGTGCCGCAGCTGCTGTCGCTGGAGTGCTGGGGCGGGGCCACCTACGACGTGGCGCTGCGCTTCCTCGCCGAGGACCCGTGGGAGCGGCTGGCCAAGCTGCGCGAGGCGGTGCCCAACATCTGTCTGCAGATGCTGCTGCGCGGCCGTAACACCGTGGGCTACACGCCGTATCCGACCGAGGTGACCACCGCCTTCGTACAGGAGGCCACGGCCACCGGGATCGACATCTTCCGGATCTTCGACGCGCTGAACGACATCGGGCAGATGCGGCCCGCGATCGACGCGGTACGGGAGACCGGCTCGGCGATCGCCGAGGTGGCGCTCTGCTACACCTCCGACCTGTCCGATCCCTCGGAGCAGCTCTACACCCTCGACTACTATCTGCGGCTCGCCGAGCAGATCGTGGACGCGGGCGCGCATGTGCTGGCCATCAAGGACATGGCGGGGCTGCTGCGCGCCCCGGCCGCGGCCACGCTGGTCTCCGCGCTGCGCAGGGAGTTCGACCTGCCGGTGCACATCCACACCCATGACACCGCGGGCGGCCAGCTCGCCACCTATCTCGCGGCGGTCCAGGCCGGCGCGGACGCGGTGGACGGCGCGGTGGCCTCCATGGCGGGCACCACCTCCCAGCCGTCGCTGTCGGCGATCGTGGCCGCCACCGACCACTCCGACCGGCCGACCGGGCTCGACCTCGAGGCGATCGGCGGCCTGGAGCCGTACTGGGAGGCCGTGCGCAAGATCTACGCACCGTTCGAGGCGGGCCTCGCCTCGCCGACCGGGCGGGTGTACCACCATGAGATCCCCGGCGGTCAGCTGTCCAATCTGCGCACCCAGGCCATCGCGCTCGGCCTCGGCGACCGCTTCGAGGAGATCGAGGCGATGTACACCGCCGCGGACCGGATGCTGGGCCATCTGGTGAAGGTCACCCCGTCCTCGAAGGTGGTCGGCGATCTCGCGCTGCACCTGGTGGGGGCGGGGGTGTCGCCGGAGGACTTCGAGGCGGATCCGGGCCGGTACGACATCCCGGACTCGGTCATCGGGTTCCTCCGCGGCGAGCTGGGCAATCCGCCGGGCGGCTGGCCCGAGCCGTTCCGCAGCAAGGCGCTGGAGGGCCGCGCGGCCGCCAAGCCGACGGCCGCGGAGCTGTCCACGGAGGACCGGGAGCTGCTGGAGAAGGATCCGCGGGCGACGCTGAACCGGCTGCTGTTCCCCGGTCCGACCAAGGAGTTCGAGGCGCATCGGCAGGCCCACGGCGACACCAGCGTGCTGGACAGCAAGGACTTCTTCTACGGGCTGCGCCCGCGGCAGGAGTACACGGTGGACCTCGAGCCCGGGGTCCGGCTGCTGATCGAGCTGGAGGCCATCGGCGACGCCGACGAGCGCGGTATGCGCACGGTGATGGCCTCGCTGAACGGACAGTTGCGCCCGGTCCAGGTGCGGGACAACTCGGCGGCCTCCGACGTGCCGGCCACCGAGAAGGCCGACCGGAGCAACCCCGGCCATGTGGCGGCGCCCTTCGCGGGTGTGGTGACGCTGGCGGTGACCGAGGGCGATCAGGTGGAGGCCGGTGCCACCGTGGCGACGATCGAGGCGATGAAGATGGAGGCCACCATCGCCGCCCCGAAGAGCGGGACGGTGTCGCGCATCGCCATCAGCGCGATCCAGCAGGTGGAAGGCGGCGATCTGCTGGTCGCCCTCGGCTGA
- a CDS encoding TetR family transcriptional regulator has product MTAVTASSGRKVSRGRIDKRQAILDAAFTVFARRGYGQACVQDIADEAGVAKPTVYNHLTDKETLFRHALEAAADAVMAENLAVVERLREPGGDLRAALEDMAYRMLQVCCGERSRALRRLTYAQAADFPDLIEIVQGRTAIRLGETLADRLARLSLAGRLRPGDPAQAAEQLLALLTGPMEVRSRLGTRKVSAAETRTVARSAVDTFLRAYEAAATEHP; this is encoded by the coding sequence ATGACGGCAGTGACAGCCTCGTCCGGGCGGAAGGTCTCGCGAGGGCGTATCGACAAGCGGCAGGCGATCCTTGACGCCGCCTTCACCGTCTTCGCCCGCCGGGGCTACGGACAGGCGTGCGTCCAGGACATCGCGGATGAGGCGGGTGTCGCCAAGCCCACGGTGTACAACCACCTCACCGACAAGGAGACCCTGTTCCGCCACGCCTTGGAGGCCGCGGCCGACGCCGTGATGGCGGAGAACCTCGCCGTCGTCGAGCGGCTGCGCGAGCCCGGGGGCGATCTGCGCGCCGCCCTGGAGGACATGGCGTACCGGATGCTCCAGGTGTGCTGCGGGGAGCGTTCCCGTGCCCTGCGGCGGCTCACCTACGCCCAGGCGGCCGACTTCCCCGATCTGATCGAGATCGTCCAGGGGCGTACGGCCATCCGGCTCGGTGAGACGCTGGCGGACCGGCTGGCCCGGCTGTCGCTGGCCGGGCGGCTGCGGCCGGGTGATCCGGCGCAGGCCGCGGAGCAGTTGCTCGCGCTGCTCACCGGCCCCATGGAGGTGCGGTCCCGGCTGGGTACCCGCAAGGTCTCCGCGGCCGAGACGCGCACGGTCGCCCGGTCCGCGGTGGACACCTTTCTGCGGGCATACGAAGCCGCCGCCACCGAGCACCCCTGA
- a CDS encoding nickel transporter: MRSAVRAVGRSGWAPWSAMWSAWSGRSGTDGVDDPDERWLTAVLHIAFFLLLGSSLVRYLIRDTGTPPNGWVVALFVAFGALYLPGRWPAPAPSPGHRPSGRYLVWLTAVLAAWVALLVLAPSAAWCAMPLFFTGLHTLPTRFAVPLAAVLTALVVASKLRFMHDGFDPNALIAPPAIAAVAAAVLIHLRRQSARQRVLIDDLVRTRRDLAATERRAGILAERQRLSSEIHDTLAQGLSSQRMLLQAADRTWETDPEAARGHMRDAAEIASRSLAEARRFVQDLAPADLAECSLAQALGALAERESGAGQTVDFHLDGPLGPLPERVAAALLRIAQGALANVREHAGASRAALTLTCMGDQICLDIADDGRGFDTDAVPDPGADRSRGHGLPAMRVRVRQLGGTLTVESAPGEGTVVSAAIPVESLPALVPDRPVEATA, encoded by the coding sequence GTGCGGTCGGCGGTCAGGGCGGTCGGGCGGTCAGGATGGGCGCCGTGGTCGGCGATGTGGTCGGCATGGTCCGGGCGGTCCGGGACCGACGGGGTGGACGATCCGGATGAGCGGTGGCTGACGGCGGTTCTGCACATCGCGTTCTTCCTGCTGCTGGGCTCCTCGCTGGTCCGCTATCTGATCCGGGACACCGGCACCCCGCCGAACGGCTGGGTCGTCGCCCTCTTCGTGGCCTTCGGCGCGCTCTATCTGCCCGGCCGGTGGCCGGCGCCCGCGCCGAGCCCCGGCCACCGGCCCTCCGGCCGCTATCTGGTCTGGCTGACAGCGGTGCTGGCCGCATGGGTCGCGCTGCTGGTCCTCGCGCCGAGCGCCGCATGGTGCGCGATGCCGCTGTTCTTCACCGGTCTGCACACGCTGCCCACCCGGTTCGCGGTGCCCTTGGCCGCCGTGCTCACCGCGCTCGTCGTCGCCTCGAAACTGCGGTTCATGCACGACGGCTTCGACCCCAACGCGCTGATCGCGCCGCCCGCCATCGCCGCCGTGGCCGCCGCCGTCCTCATTCATCTGCGGCGCCAGTCGGCGCGGCAGCGGGTCCTGATCGACGATCTGGTCCGTACCCGCCGTGATCTGGCCGCGACCGAGCGGCGGGCCGGAATCCTGGCCGAGCGTCAGCGGCTGTCCTCGGAGATCCATGACACCCTCGCCCAGGGCCTGTCCAGCCAGCGGATGCTGCTGCAGGCCGCCGACCGCACCTGGGAGACGGACCCGGAGGCGGCCCGAGGCCATATGCGCGACGCGGCGGAGATCGCCTCCCGCAGCCTCGCCGAGGCCCGCCGGTTCGTCCAGGACCTGGCCCCGGCCGACCTCGCCGAGTGCTCCCTGGCCCAGGCACTCGGCGCGCTCGCCGAGCGGGAGAGCGGCGCGGGGCAGACGGTGGACTTCCACCTCGACGGACCCCTCGGCCCACTGCCCGAGCGGGTGGCGGCGGCGCTGCTGCGCATCGCCCAGGGCGCGCTGGCCAATGTGCGGGAGCACGCCGGGGCGAGCCGGGCCGCGCTCACCCTGACCTGCATGGGCGACCAGATCTGTCTGGACATCGCCGATGACGGCCGCGGCTTCGACACCGACGCCGTCCCCGACCCCGGAGCCGACCGGTCGCGCGGACACGGGCTGCCGGCCATGCGGGTCCGCGTACGGCAGCTGGGCGGCACGCTCACCGTCGAGTCCGCACCGGGCGAGGGGACCGTCGTCTCGGCCGCGATCCCCGTCGAGTCCCTTCCCGCCCTCGTCCCCGACCGTCCCGTGGAGGCCACGGCATGA
- a CDS encoding cholesterol oxidase → MTANLTRRHILGLAALQSAAALGLTRIGLAPAAAAERADHFPAVVVGSGYGAAVAALRLGEAGIRTLVVEMGRLWDTPGPDGRVHCSMTAPDQRSMWFKTRTEAPLSTFLWLDVINRDIAPYPGVLDRVRFPGMSVYVGRGVGGGSLVNGGIAVTPSRSYFQQMLPQVAADPMYDTYFPLANRMLGATTVPSAWFEATEWYTYARVARDQAARAGLKTVFMPNVYDFDYMRREADGTATKSALAQEVIYGNNFGKRSLGKTYLAAALGTGQVTLHTLSRARALRRAPDGSYVLTVERVDTTGTVVSTDEITCGSLFLGAGSLGTTELLLRARETGALPELSAEVGRGWGGNGNVMLGRANHVWHPTGARQSTIPVMAIDDWSNTANPVFAEIAPLPAGLETWVSLYLAITRNPERATFTYDAAKDTTVLNWTRAQSAPSVAAAKALFDRVNSANATIYRYDLFGDTRAIADDFCYHPLGGCVLGRATDAYGRVTGYDGLYVTDGSLIPGSIGVNPFVTITALAERTMARVLAEDRVGGR, encoded by the coding sequence ATGACAGCAAATCTGACGCGTCGTCATATTCTCGGTCTGGCCGCCCTGCAGAGCGCGGCGGCCCTCGGACTCACACGCATCGGCCTCGCCCCGGCGGCTGCCGCCGAGCGCGCCGACCACTTCCCCGCCGTCGTCGTCGGCTCGGGCTACGGCGCGGCCGTGGCCGCGCTCCGGCTCGGCGAGGCGGGCATCAGAACCCTCGTCGTGGAGATGGGACGGTTATGGGACACCCCGGGTCCCGACGGCCGGGTCCACTGTTCGATGACCGCCCCCGATCAGCGCTCCATGTGGTTCAAGACCAGAACCGAGGCGCCCCTGTCCACCTTTCTGTGGCTGGACGTCATCAACAGGGACATCGCCCCCTACCCCGGCGTCCTGGACCGCGTCCGCTTCCCCGGTATGTCCGTCTACGTCGGGCGCGGGGTCGGTGGCGGTTCGCTGGTCAACGGCGGTATCGCGGTCACCCCGTCACGCTCGTACTTCCAGCAGATGCTGCCGCAGGTGGCCGCGGACCCGATGTACGACACCTACTTCCCGCTGGCCAACCGCATGCTCGGGGCCACCACCGTGCCCTCCGCATGGTTCGAGGCCACGGAGTGGTACACCTACGCCCGCGTCGCCCGCGACCAGGCGGCCAGGGCGGGCCTGAAGACCGTCTTCATGCCCAATGTCTACGACTTCGACTACATGCGGCGCGAGGCCGACGGAACGGCGACCAAGTCCGCGCTCGCCCAGGAGGTCATCTACGGCAACAACTTCGGCAAGCGCAGCCTCGGCAAGACCTATCTCGCGGCCGCGCTCGGCACCGGCCAGGTCACCCTGCACACCCTCAGCCGCGCCCGGGCGCTGCGGCGGGCGCCCGACGGCAGCTATGTCCTCACCGTGGAGCGCGTCGACACCACCGGCACCGTCGTCTCCACCGACGAGATCACCTGCGGTTCGCTGTTCCTCGGCGCGGGCAGCCTCGGCACCACCGAGCTCCTGCTGCGCGCCCGCGAGACCGGCGCCCTGCCCGAGCTGAGCGCGGAGGTCGGCCGGGGCTGGGGCGGCAACGGGAACGTCATGCTCGGCCGCGCCAACCATGTGTGGCACCCGACCGGTGCCCGTCAGTCCACCATCCCGGTGATGGCGATCGACGACTGGTCCAACACCGCCAACCCGGTCTTCGCCGAGATCGCCCCGCTGCCCGCCGGCCTGGAGACCTGGGTCAGCCTCTACCTCGCCATCACCCGGAACCCCGAGCGCGCCACCTTCACCTATGACGCGGCCAAGGACACCACCGTGCTCAACTGGACCCGCGCCCAGAGCGCGCCGTCCGTCGCCGCGGCCAAGGCGCTCTTCGACCGCGTCAACTCCGCCAACGCCACCATCTACCGCTATGACCTCTTCGGCGACACCCGGGCCATCGCCGACGACTTCTGCTACCACCCACTGGGCGGCTGTGTCCTGGGCCGGGCCACCGACGCGTACGGCCGGGTGACCGGCTACGACGGGCTCTATGTGACCGACGGATCCCTCATCCCGGGCTCCATCGGCGTCAACCCGTTCGTCACCATCACCGCCCTGGCCGAGCGCACCATGGCCCGGGTGCTGGCCGAGGACCGCGTCGGCGGCCGGTGA